The Daucus carota subsp. sativus chromosome 7, DH1 v3.0, whole genome shotgun sequence genome window below encodes:
- the LOC108194835 gene encoding two-component response regulator ORR21 — MYNVLAVDDDTTCLLILKACLEKWNYQVTVVKHAHEALSMLGNKPFDMVISDVHMPDMNGLKLQERINQDFGLPVILISADTRAEVMCMGIKNGAQRFFVKPIVAEDLKDIWQFAEWWKRNRNNNIAPCTQINESSEESLVGSHKNNDNTTGRWRNRLVWTCELHSRFVEAILVIGYDRAVPANILGVMNVVGLTRRQVASHLQKYQQFLEGVLAGEKNIEFSNWTDLNYYSRFVSGNPNIILLNQLKAEQRKGNSSASQNPLRPHKEGNLNTTARARNGSLSSFPRLPQLTIGEELTRSTIYATLPQKTDSSKNVASSGLGNSTLPKLGNKHGEPSMDISSCANQFGNTSAMNAPELGGEKMTDGSWFNNTGREDGNDYLLNVEDEDDEDEDLNPQRNSERDL, encoded by the exons ATGTATAATGTTCTGGCCGTTGATGATGATACAACATGTCTACTTATACTCAAAGCATGTCTCGAAAAATGGAACTATCAag TGACGGTAGTAAAGCATGCACATGAAGCTCTTAGCATGCTTGGGAACAAACCTTTTGACATGGTTATAAGTGATGTTCATATGCCAGACATGAATGGTTTGAAACTTCAAGAACGCATAAATCAAGATTTTGGTTTACCGGTTATTT TAATATCAGCAGATACTAGAGCCGAAGTTATGTGCATGGGCATAAAAAATGGGGCTCAACGCTTCTTTGTGAAGCCTATAGTGGCCGAAGACTTGAAAGATATATGGCAGTTCGCCGAGTGGTGGAAGAGAAATAGGAATAATAATATCGCTCCATGCACACAAATTAATGAAAGCTCTGAAGAGAGTCTGGTTGGTAGTCACAAAAACAATGATAATACAACCG GAAGATGGAGAAACAGACTTGTTTGGACATGTGAACTCCACAGCCGTTTCGTGGAAGCTATTTTAGTTATTGGTTATGATA GAGCTGTACCTGCAAACATTCTGGGAGTCATGAATGTAGTGGGACTAACGAGAAGACAAGTAGCGAGTCACCTGCAG AAATATCAGCAGTTCCTTGAAGGTGTGTTGGCTGGCgagaaaaatattgaattttctAATTGGACAGATCTTAACTATTACTCGAGATTTGTTTCGGGAAATCCAAACATAATATTGCTTAATCAGCTCAAAGCCGAGCAGAGAAAAGGAAATTCATCAGCATCCCAAAATCCTCTACGACCACATAAGGAAGGAAACCTTAATACTACAGCTCGAGCTCGTAACGGATCATTGTCATCATTCCCACGGTTGCCACAACTCACCATAGGTG AGGAGTTAACAAGGAGTACTATATATGCAACTTTGCCGCAAAAAACTGACTCTTCTAAGAATGTGGCTTCAAGTGGGCTCGGAAATTCAACTTTACCCAAA CTAGGAAATAAGCATGGAGAACCAAGTATGGACATTTCATCATGTGCAAATCAATTTGGAAACACCTCAGCTATGAATGCACCT GAACTTGGAGGTGAAAAAATGACTGATGGAAGCTGGTTCAACAACACTGGTA GAGAAGATGGCAATGACTACTTGTTGAATGTtgaggatgaggatgatgaGGATGAGGACCTTAATCCTCAAAGAAATTCTGAACGAGATTTATAA
- the LOC108195303 gene encoding uncharacterized protein At1g76070 gives MGEKAAVSKAKNRFLKLLSKPPFSPNKEKSSSDKSKSKGFSGASDEATMTSIVPVGALYSKSRNSSLREPTSPIVSCMGQIKHKKKLYSLINTNYAYQDSVLPPMDHLSQVVQNHKNSKQGQQKPPPLKSVKSFGDVKKKKKPLPIRKMFSRVPSGRRKSDTTIYLPDDHTESSCSLSQMKRFSSGRNLSNFDWTKVAQVVDNSEKGSIAPSILQECKAVTLGPKKEVNLWKRRTMAQPSPLQLKT, from the coding sequence ATGGGGGAGAAAGCAGCAGTATCAAAGGCCAAAAACAGGTTCTTGAAATTGTTAAGTAAGCCTCCATTCAGTCCAAACAAAGAAAAGAGTTCATCGGACAAATCGAAATCGAAAGGATTCTCCGGAGCCAGTGATGAGGCTACTATGACCTCCATAGTTCCTGTGGGTGCTTTGTATAGTAAGTCAAGAAACTCAAGCTTGCGAGAACCAACATCACCAATAGTCTCCTGCATGGGACAAATTAAGCACAAGAAGAAACTGTATAGCCTAATAAACACTAACTACGCCTATCAAGATTCCGTGTTGCCACCGATGGATCATCTTAGCCAAGTGGTTCAGAATCATAAAAATTCAAAGCAGGGACAACAAAAGCCTCCGCCACTTAAATCAGTGAAGTCTTTTGGTGatgtgaagaaaaagaagaagcctTTGCCAATTAGAAAGATGTTTTCTAGAGTGCCATCTGGAAGAAGAAAAAGTGATACTACCATATATCTTCCAGATGATCATACAGAATCATCATGTAGTTTGAGTCAAATGAAGCGATTTTCGAGTGGCCGGAACTTGTCCAATTTTGATTGGACAAAGGTGGCTCAGGTGGTCGATAATTCTGAAAAGGGAAGTATTGCTCCTAGTATACTTCAAGAATGTAAAGCAGTGACATTGGGACCAAAGAAAGAAGTTAATCTGTGGAAGAGAAGAACCATGGCTCAGCCTAGCCCTCTTCAACTTAAAACTTAG